One Acidobacteriota bacterium genomic window carries:
- a CDS encoding ABC transporter permease, translating to MVVRALVRRNLGHYWRTNLAVVGGVAVAVAVLAGALLVGTSVRSSLRALALERLGAIDRVVTTGRFVSEETAGALLAADGVAAHFPSVVPMVAVEGFVTHQASGRRASGVQVYGVDDRFWTFHDRDPGGLALDRNGAFVSDGLAGELGVALEDALLVRVEKPSAVPISSLHGRRDDVGRTLRLGVTRVLAAADLGEFSFRPAQGLARSVFVPLSRLQEELETEGRVNTLLLGGVSATAAADDGGDAVRQEIAEAAVRATATLADLGLRVRALPEQGTVAVESDAGLLTDATVEAVESVAAARGLAAEPILSYLANELRVGDRITPYSVVTARDLARLDAPAPADGAATEPPPVILNQWAADDLDAGPGDSLSIEYYVWEDEGALTTHEAELRVAGVVPIEGAAADPDLTPDYPGITEATDVIDWDPPFPVDLGLIRPADETYWDDYRTTPKAFIPLSAGQQLWASRWGQVTSVRLTPADGGAAGLDAAASEVEDALRAGLDPLALGLVVYPARTLALEASAGATDFGLYFIYFSFFLVVSALLLASLFFRLGVEQRLRELGLLRATGWTPRAIRGLFLSEALVLSAAGSAIGVAGAVAYAWLIMLGFRTLWIDAVGTTRLALDPSPATLAAGAAGGILAALLSIAWTLRALSP from the coding sequence ATGGTGGTCCGCGCGCTCGTTCGACGCAATCTCGGCCACTACTGGCGCACCAATCTGGCCGTCGTGGGCGGCGTCGCCGTCGCCGTCGCCGTCCTCGCCGGCGCGCTGCTGGTCGGCACGTCGGTCCGATCCAGCCTGCGGGCCCTGGCCCTGGAACGGCTCGGCGCCATCGACCGCGTCGTAACCACCGGCCGCTTCGTCAGTGAAGAGACCGCCGGCGCGCTGCTTGCGGCGGACGGCGTGGCCGCCCACTTCCCGTCGGTCGTTCCGATGGTTGCCGTCGAGGGCTTCGTCACCCACCAGGCGAGCGGCCGCCGCGCGTCGGGCGTCCAGGTATACGGGGTAGACGACCGCTTCTGGACGTTCCATGACCGCGACCCCGGCGGCCTGGCCCTCGACCGCAACGGAGCGTTCGTCAGCGACGGGCTCGCCGGCGAGCTGGGGGTCGCGCTCGAGGACGCGCTCCTCGTCCGTGTCGAGAAGCCCTCGGCGGTGCCGATCAGTTCGCTCCACGGCCGCCGCGACGACGTGGGCCGGACCCTCCGCCTCGGCGTCACGCGCGTTCTCGCCGCGGCCGACCTCGGGGAGTTCTCGTTCCGTCCCGCGCAGGGCTTGGCCCGCTCGGTATTCGTGCCGCTTTCGCGGCTGCAGGAGGAGCTGGAGACGGAGGGGCGGGTCAATACCCTGCTCCTGGGAGGCGTTTCGGCCACGGCGGCGGCTGACGATGGCGGCGACGCCGTGCGCCAGGAGATCGCCGAGGCCGCGGTCCGGGCCACCGCGACCCTCGCCGATCTGGGCCTGCGGGTCCGCGCCCTCCCGGAACAGGGAACGGTTGCCGTCGAATCGGACGCCGGCCTGCTGACCGACGCGACCGTCGAGGCGGTCGAGAGCGTTGCCGCCGCACGGGGTCTCGCGGCGGAGCCGATCCTGTCGTACCTCGCGAACGAGCTGCGGGTCGGCGACCGCATCACCCCGTACTCCGTAGTCACGGCCCGCGACCTCGCCCGTCTCGACGCCCCGGCCCCCGCCGACGGCGCTGCGACGGAACCGCCGCCGGTGATCCTCAATCAGTGGGCGGCGGACGATCTCGACGCAGGCCCCGGTGACAGCCTTTCCATCGAGTACTACGTCTGGGAGGACGAGGGCGCTCTCACAACGCACGAAGCCGAGCTGCGTGTCGCCGGCGTCGTCCCCATCGAGGGCGCCGCCGCGGATCCCGACCTGACGCCCGACTACCCCGGCATCACGGAGGCGACCGACGTCATCGACTGGGATCCCCCTTTTCCGGTCGATCTCGGATTGATCCGCCCCGCCGACGAGACCTACTGGGACGACTACCGCACCACGCCGAAGGCGTTCATCCCGCTGTCGGCGGGGCAGCAGTTGTGGGCATCGCGCTGGGGCCAGGTCACGTCGGTCCGCCTGACGCCGGCGGACGGCGGCGCGGCGGGTCTCGACGCCGCCGCCTCGGAGGTGGAGGACGCGCTCCGGGCCGGACTCGACCCGCTTGCGCTTGGCCTCGTCGTCTACCCGGCGCGGACGCTGGCCCTCGAGGCTTCCGCCGGGGCGACCGACTTCGGCCTCTACTTCATCTACTTCAGCTTCTTCCTGGTGGTGTCGGCCCTGCTGCTCGCCAGCCTCTTCTTCCGCCTCGGGGTCGAGCAGCGCCTTCGCGAGCTCGGCCTGCTGCGCGCCACCGGCTGGACGCCGCGCGCCATCCGGGGCCTCTTTCTGAGCGAAGCGCTCGTGCTGTCGGCGGCCGGCAGCGCCATCGGCGTCGCCGGGGCGGTTGCCTACGCCTGGCTGATCATGCTTGGGTTCCGGACCCTCTGGATCGACGCGGTCGGCACGACGCGCCTCGCCCTGGACCCGTCGCCGGCCACGCTGGCGGCGGGGGCGGCGGGCGGGATCCTGGCCGCGCTCCTGTCGATCGCGTGGACGCTTCGCGCCCTCTCGCCGG
- a CDS encoding 4a-hydroxytetrahydrobiopterin dehydratase, which yields MSDLAKQECIPCKGGVPPLAGAELAGFQERLGGDWNVVEGHHLEKVYKFDDFRQALDFTVKVGEMAEQQDHHPDIYLAWGRVKVIIWTHKIDGLTESDFVFAAKADALL from the coding sequence ATGAGTGATCTGGCGAAGCAGGAGTGCATTCCGTGCAAGGGCGGCGTGCCGCCGCTGGCCGGCGCGGAGCTGGCGGGATTTCAGGAGCGGCTGGGCGGCGACTGGAACGTCGTCGAGGGGCACCACTTGGAGAAGGTGTACAAGTTCGACGACTTCCGGCAGGCGCTCGATTTCACCGTGAAGGTAGGGGAGATGGCCGAGCAGCAGGACCATCATCCCGACATCTATCTGGCGTGGGGACGGGTGAAGGTCATCATCTGGACGCACAAGATCGACGGGTTGACGGAGAGCGACTTCGTCTTCGCCGCGAAGGCGGACGCGCTGCTCTAG
- a CDS encoding RloB domain-containing protein, translating into MTRPSGRYPRRRHVKRETRRVFRILTEGEVTEPRYLTEWARLNRHKVFVEITDRGMTPDALVRRAQEHARAGRPRRRDPAFDEIWCVFDVDQHPNVPQAVHNAGQSGIEVAVSNPCIELWLVLHARHQTAWISRRDIQQRSHELGLTSGKRIPETAWMTLIDDFETAKHRARELDARHEGNGSPRRTNPSTDVWRLVDRLRYGLDTAPVP; encoded by the coding sequence ATGACAAGACCTTCCGGCCGGTACCCGCGTCGGCGCCACGTGAAGCGCGAAACGCGTCGCGTCTTTCGTATCCTCACCGAGGGTGAGGTAACGGAGCCCCGCTATCTCACCGAGTGGGCTCGTCTCAACCGACACAAGGTCTTCGTTGAGATTACAGACCGCGGCATGACTCCCGATGCGCTCGTCCGGCGGGCGCAAGAGCACGCGCGAGCTGGACGCCCAAGACGAAGAGACCCCGCCTTCGACGAGATCTGGTGCGTGTTCGACGTCGACCAGCACCCGAACGTTCCGCAGGCAGTGCACAATGCCGGGCAAAGCGGTATCGAAGTCGCAGTCTCCAACCCGTGCATTGAACTCTGGCTCGTGCTGCACGCTCGTCACCAGACCGCCTGGATCAGCCGTCGTGATATCCAGCAACGTTCTCATGAGCTGGGCCTGACGAGTGGCAAGAGGATTCCCGAAACCGCGTGGATGACCCTCATCGACGACTTCGAAACGGCGAAGCACCGTGCACGGGAACTCGACGCGCGTCACGAAGGCAACGGTTCTCCGCGTCGAACAAACCCCAGCACGGACGTGTGGCGGCTGGTAGATCGACTCCGGTACGGACTCGACACCGCGCCCGTCCCGTGA
- a CDS encoding bifunctional sulfate adenylyltransferase/adenylylsulfate kinase, which yields MITPHGGKLVDLFATDADGAGLKEASRDWPSHDLTERQLCDLELLGTGAFSPLTGFMTQPDYDRVCAEMRLADGTLWPIPITLDVSEDLAGSLTPGSRLALRDPEGVMLAVVDVEDIWQPDRAAEAVAVFGTDNPEHPGVAHLLDRTHPCYVGGRVTVVQPVTHYDYRQIRHTPAELRAQFAKLGWTKVVAFQTRNPMHRAHQELTLRAAKEVGADLLIHPVVGMTKPGDVDHYTRVRCYQALLHRYPSNTAQLSLLPLAMRMGGPREAVWHAIIRKNHGCTHLIVGRDHAGPGSDSAGNPFYGPYDAQELLRTHEAELGVTMVPFKLMVYVQDADTYLPIDEVEEGRRTLNISGTELRERLAEGRDIPSWFTFPDVAEELRRSHPPRGRQGFTVFFTGLSGSGKSTIANALLVKFLEFGGRPVTLLDGDLVRKNLSSELGFSKEHRDINIRRIGYVASEITKNGGIAVCAPIAPYDAVRKDVRRMIEPLGGFALVHVDTPLEVCEQRDRKGLYAKARAGIIKEFTGISDPYEAPADAEVTIDTTRLTPDEAAQRIILHLERQGYISAEE from the coding sequence CTGATTACCCCTCATGGAGGGAAACTCGTCGATCTCTTCGCCACCGATGCCGACGGTGCCGGCCTGAAGGAAGCCTCCCGCGACTGGCCTTCGCACGACCTCACGGAACGCCAGCTCTGCGACCTCGAGCTGCTGGGCACCGGCGCTTTCTCTCCGTTGACGGGCTTCATGACGCAGCCGGACTACGACCGCGTCTGCGCGGAGATGCGCCTCGCCGACGGCACGCTCTGGCCGATTCCGATCACGCTCGACGTGTCGGAGGACCTCGCCGGCTCGCTCACGCCCGGGTCCAGGCTCGCCCTCCGCGATCCGGAAGGGGTGATGCTCGCCGTGGTCGACGTCGAGGACATCTGGCAGCCGGACCGCGCCGCCGAGGCGGTGGCGGTCTTCGGCACCGACAACCCCGAGCACCCGGGGGTCGCCCACCTGCTCGACCGGACCCATCCCTGCTACGTCGGCGGGCGCGTCACCGTGGTGCAGCCGGTAACCCACTACGACTACCGGCAGATCCGTCACACGCCGGCCGAGCTCCGGGCGCAGTTCGCAAAGCTGGGCTGGACGAAGGTAGTCGCCTTCCAGACACGCAACCCGATGCACCGGGCGCACCAGGAGCTGACCCTGCGCGCCGCGAAGGAGGTGGGCGCCGACCTGCTGATTCACCCGGTGGTAGGCATGACCAAGCCGGGCGACGTGGATCACTACACGCGCGTGCGCTGCTACCAGGCGCTGCTGCACCGCTATCCGTCGAACACGGCGCAGTTGTCCCTGCTGCCCCTCGCGATGCGGATGGGCGGGCCCCGCGAGGCGGTGTGGCACGCCATCATCCGGAAGAACCACGGCTGCACCCACCTGATCGTCGGCCGCGACCATGCCGGTCCGGGCAGCGATTCCGCCGGCAACCCGTTCTACGGGCCGTACGACGCGCAGGAGCTGCTCCGTACGCACGAGGCGGAACTGGGCGTCACGATGGTGCCGTTCAAGCTGATGGTCTACGTTCAGGACGCCGACACCTACCTCCCGATCGACGAAGTGGAGGAGGGACGGCGCACGCTCAACATTTCCGGCACCGAACTGCGCGAGCGACTCGCCGAGGGACGCGACATCCCGAGCTGGTTCACCTTCCCGGACGTCGCGGAAGAGTTGCGCCGGAGCCATCCGCCGCGCGGCCGGCAGGGCTTCACCGTCTTCTTCACGGGACTATCGGGTTCCGGCAAGTCGACCATCGCGAACGCACTCCTGGTGAAGTTCCTGGAGTTCGGCGGGCGGCCGGTAACGCTGCTCGACGGCGACCTGGTCCGGAAGAACCTGTCGAGCGAGCTGGGCTTCTCGAAGGAGCACCGCGACATCAACATCCGGCGCATCGGCTACGTCGCCTCCGAGATCACGAAGAACGGGGGCATCGCCGTCTGCGCCCCGATCGCCCCCTACGATGCGGTGCGGAAGGACGTCCGGCGGATGATCGAACCGCTTGGGGGCTTCGCCCTCGTCCATGTCGACACGCCGCTCGAGGTGTGCGAGCAGCGCGACCGCAAGGGCCTCTACGCCAAGGCGCGGGCCGGCATCATCAAGGAGTTCACCGGGATCTCCGATCCCTACGAGGCGCCCGCGGACGCCGAGGTGACCATCGACACGACCAGGCTGACCCCGGACGAGGCGGCCCAGCGCATCATCCTGCACTTGGAACGTCAGGGCTATATCAGCGCCGAGGAGTAG
- a CDS encoding bile acid:sodium symporter family protein, whose amino-acid sequence MGLLATATNAFPLWLILASALALWRPASFTWFSGPLIPLGLGLIMLSMGMTVGFEDFRRIVRERANVLPGVALQYTLMPLLGLTLGLVFGLPAPFAVGLILVSCCPGGTASNVIAFIARADVALSVTMTTASTLLAALATPALTALLAGNRIDVPVIGLLTDTVQVVILPVAAGALLKARFPRACDRVLPVAPLVAVLAIILIAGSVIAGNREQVIDAGLRLLLAVLALHAGGFVLGYVAGRLWLRKEQAARTAAIEVGMQNSGLGVVLAQQNFANPLTAVPSAISAVLHSLVGSVAAALWRARPRR is encoded by the coding sequence TTGGGCCTGCTCGCGACCGCCACCAACGCCTTCCCTCTCTGGCTCATCCTCGCCAGCGCGCTCGCCCTCTGGCGTCCCGCGTCGTTCACCTGGTTCAGCGGCCCGCTGATCCCTCTGGGACTCGGCCTGATCATGCTGAGCATGGGGATGACCGTCGGCTTCGAGGATTTCCGCCGCATCGTGCGCGAACGCGCGAACGTCCTGCCGGGCGTCGCGCTCCAATATACGCTCATGCCGCTCCTCGGCCTGACCCTCGGCCTGGTCTTCGGACTTCCGGCGCCCTTCGCGGTCGGCCTGATCCTGGTGAGCTGCTGCCCGGGCGGCACCGCGTCGAACGTCATCGCGTTCATCGCCCGGGCCGACGTCGCCCTCTCCGTCACGATGACCACCGCCTCGACGCTGCTGGCCGCGCTCGCCACCCCGGCCCTCACCGCGCTGCTTGCCGGCAACCGGATCGACGTGCCCGTCATCGGCCTGCTGACCGACACCGTGCAGGTGGTGATCCTCCCCGTCGCGGCCGGCGCGCTGCTGAAGGCCCGCTTCCCGCGCGCCTGCGATCGCGTCCTGCCGGTCGCCCCGCTCGTCGCCGTCCTCGCGATCATCCTGATCGCCGGCTCAGTGATCGCCGGCAACCGCGAGCAGGTGATCGATGCCGGCCTGCGCCTGCTCCTGGCCGTCCTCGCGCTGCATGCCGGCGGCTTCGTCCTCGGCTACGTCGCGGGCCGCCTCTGGCTGAGGAAGGAACAGGCGGCCCGGACGGCCGCCATCGAAGTCGGGATGCAGAATTCGGGACTCGGCGTCGTGCTGGCGCAACAGAACTTCGCCAACCCCCTTACCGCCGTCCCCAGCGCCATCTCCGCGGTCCTTCACTCCCTGGTCGGGAGCGTGGCCGCCGCCCTCTGGCGCGCGCGGCCGCGGCGCTAG
- a CDS encoding aldehyde dehydrogenase, with product MIHFPALRWGEPYRSLEVDKVVHFDTGEPVAEVSQANPGIVARDLRKAERARAALRDVPPDELVAMVKKGAELFSSAELPLGDGTQTPDDFVRQQSATTGLPEHMCRMNMEKLRYVLDHIDDILASLTRRLDPGILARGFGEEDGVMRSYQATTPVLGMVLPSNSPGVHSLWLPIIPLQIGLVLKPGPQEPWTPWRMTQAFFEAGVPKESVALYPGLGDVGAAVLNNCSRSLIFGGTATVEQYAGNPGVQVHGPGFSKILLGDDEADNWEQHLDLMVDSVLINSGRSCINCSGIWTPRHGRAIAQALAERLGPIAPLPPEDPDAALAAFTVPGQGPAITADIDNALNEEGVEETTAAHHPDGRLVQRERCDYLRPTVVYCASPDVAMAKKEYMFPFVTVVECPQAKMIRSIGPTLVATALTADTAFEQDLLDARNIDRLNLGPIPTIRLNWLQPHEGNIVDFLFRPRALQKAS from the coding sequence GTGATTCATTTCCCCGCGCTCCGGTGGGGCGAGCCCTACCGGAGCCTTGAGGTCGACAAGGTCGTTCACTTCGACACCGGCGAGCCGGTGGCGGAGGTGAGTCAGGCCAACCCGGGCATCGTCGCGCGCGATCTGCGCAAGGCGGAGCGTGCGCGCGCCGCCCTCCGCGACGTGCCGCCGGACGAGCTGGTCGCCATGGTCAAGAAGGGCGCCGAGCTCTTCTCGTCGGCCGAGCTGCCGCTTGGCGACGGGACGCAGACGCCCGACGACTTCGTGCGGCAACAGTCGGCGACGACCGGCCTCCCCGAGCACATGTGCCGCATGAACATGGAGAAGCTGCGGTACGTGCTCGACCACATCGACGACATCCTGGCGTCGCTCACGCGGCGGCTCGACCCGGGCATCCTCGCCCGCGGCTTCGGCGAGGAGGATGGCGTGATGCGGAGCTACCAGGCGACCACGCCGGTGCTCGGCATGGTTCTGCCGTCGAACTCGCCCGGCGTGCACAGCCTCTGGCTGCCGATCATCCCGCTGCAGATCGGGCTGGTGCTGAAGCCGGGGCCGCAGGAGCCCTGGACGCCGTGGCGGATGACGCAGGCGTTCTTCGAGGCGGGCGTGCCGAAGGAGTCGGTCGCGCTCTATCCGGGGCTGGGCGACGTCGGGGCGGCGGTGCTGAACAACTGCTCGCGCAGTCTCATCTTCGGCGGCACGGCGACGGTGGAGCAGTACGCCGGGAATCCCGGCGTCCAGGTGCATGGTCCCGGCTTCTCGAAGATCCTGCTCGGCGACGACGAGGCGGACAACTGGGAGCAGCATCTCGACCTGATGGTCGACAGCGTGCTGATCAACAGCGGCCGGAGCTGCATCAACTGTTCGGGAATCTGGACGCCGCGGCACGGGCGGGCCATCGCGCAGGCTCTGGCGGAGCGGCTGGGGCCCATCGCGCCCCTGCCTCCGGAGGATCCGGACGCGGCCCTTGCCGCATTCACGGTGCCGGGCCAGGGGCCGGCGATTACGGCCGACATCGACAACGCGCTGAACGAGGAGGGGGTCGAGGAGACGACCGCGGCCCACCACCCGGACGGCCGGCTCGTGCAGCGCGAGCGGTGCGACTACCTACGCCCGACCGTCGTCTACTGCGCGTCGCCCGATGTGGCGATGGCGAAGAAGGAATACATGTTCCCGTTCGTCACGGTGGTCGAGTGCCCGCAGGCGAAGATGATCCGGTCGATCGGCCCGACGCTGGTGGCGACCGCCCTCACCGCGGATACCGCGTTCGAGCAGGATCTGCTGGACGCGCGGAACATCGACCGGCTGAACCTGGGGCCGATTCCGACCATCAGGCTGAACTGGCTGCAGCCGCACGAAGGCAACATCGTCGACTTCCTCTTCCGTCCGCGTGCGCTGCAGAAGGCGTCATAG
- a CDS encoding SDR family oxidoreductase, giving the protein MGFQADLLNGKAALVTGGGSGICRGMALALAAHGCDVAVTGRRAEPLEAARGEIEALGARGFAAAGDVRDPAAAEAAVTSTVEAFGRLDILVNGAAGNFLCLAENLSPNGFGAVVDIDLKGTFHMCRAALPHLKAQRGSVLNISATLHYLGTAAQLHVSAAKAGVDALTRVLAVEWGPYGIRVNGIAPGPIADTEGVKRLLVGEAKTRTVGTTPLRRLGAIDDVSHAALYLCSDLASFVTGVTLVVDGGLWLASSRMSEAWDASLAAAERASS; this is encoded by the coding sequence ATGGGGTTTCAGGCAGACCTGTTGAACGGGAAGGCGGCGCTGGTGACCGGCGGCGGGTCCGGCATCTGCCGCGGCATGGCGCTGGCGCTGGCCGCGCATGGTTGCGACGTGGCGGTGACCGGGCGGCGCGCGGAACCGCTGGAGGCGGCGCGGGGCGAGATCGAAGCGCTCGGCGCGCGCGGATTCGCGGCGGCGGGCGACGTGCGGGACCCCGCCGCGGCCGAGGCGGCGGTGACGTCCACCGTCGAGGCGTTCGGACGCCTCGACATCCTCGTGAACGGGGCGGCCGGCAACTTCCTCTGCCTCGCGGAGAACCTCTCGCCGAACGGGTTCGGCGCGGTGGTGGACATCGACCTGAAGGGGACGTTTCACATGTGCCGGGCCGCCCTGCCGCACCTGAAGGCGCAGCGGGGCAGCGTGCTGAACATCAGCGCGACGCTGCACTATCTCGGCACGGCGGCGCAGTTGCACGTCTCAGCGGCGAAGGCGGGAGTCGATGCGTTGACCCGCGTGCTGGCGGTGGAGTGGGGCCCCTACGGAATCCGCGTGAACGGGATCGCGCCGGGGCCCATTGCCGACACCGAGGGCGTGAAGCGCCTGCTGGTCGGCGAGGCCAAGACGCGGACCGTCGGCACGACGCCCTTGCGGCGGCTGGGCGCTATCGATGACGTATCGCACGCGGCGTTGTATCTCTGCTCGGATCTGGCGTCGTTCGTGACGGGGGTGACGCTGGTGGTGGATGGGGGATTGTGGCTGGCGTCGAGCCGGATGAGCGAGGCGTGGGACGCTTCGCTGGCGGCGGCGGAACGGGCATCGTCCTAG
- a CDS encoding MOSC domain-containing protein: protein MAETKAAAGTDAGRLEQVWIKRFRRGPMDPVRQAELRAGQGLVGNADQGGKRQVTLISRGEWDRVSEGMADDVDPAVRRANLLVSGIRLEGARGRILRIGSCRLRINGETRPCERMDEAAPGLRSVMRPAWAGGAYAESLDDGTITLGDPVSWDD, encoded by the coding sequence ATGGCAGAAACGAAGGCGGCGGCCGGAACGGACGCGGGGCGGCTCGAACAGGTCTGGATCAAGCGGTTCCGGCGCGGGCCGATGGACCCGGTGCGGCAGGCTGAGCTGCGCGCGGGGCAGGGGCTCGTCGGGAATGCGGATCAGGGCGGCAAGCGGCAGGTGACGCTCATCTCGCGCGGTGAGTGGGATCGGGTGAGCGAGGGGATGGCGGATGACGTCGATCCCGCCGTCCGCCGCGCCAACCTCCTCGTCTCCGGCATCCGGCTCGAAGGCGCCCGTGGCCGCATCCTGCGCATCGGGTCGTGCCGCCTGCGCATCAACGGCGAAACCCGCCCGTGCGAGCGGATGGACGAAGCCGCCCCCGGGTTGCGGTCGGTCATGCGCCCGGCCTGGGCCGGCGGCGCTTACGCCGAGAGCCTGGACGACGGCACGATCACGCTGGGCGATCCCGTCTCGTGGGACGACTGA
- a CDS encoding DUF4399 domain-containing protein, whose product MRTELLNRNLLITLAIFALAAAGCGGGGEMAPEEPMEMEAEEPAADAAPSGPPRVFFVAPLDGEAMSSDHDVEIEMGAENYPISAIPEGFDPENDTPRPGMGHYHVGLNTGCLPVGEVIPQGQGWQHFGDGSNAYTLQVEPGTYELTVQIGDDLHVTQEGLCETISIEVADGI is encoded by the coding sequence ATGCGAACTGAACTGCTGAACCGGAACCTGCTGATCACGCTGGCGATCTTCGCCCTGGCCGCGGCCGGGTGCGGCGGCGGTGGTGAGATGGCTCCCGAAGAGCCAATGGAGATGGAGGCCGAAGAGCCCGCCGCGGACGCCGCTCCCAGCGGACCGCCGCGCGTCTTCTTCGTGGCCCCGCTCGACGGCGAGGCGATGTCCAGCGACCACGACGTCGAGATCGAGATGGGCGCGGAGAACTATCCCATCTCGGCCATTCCGGAGGGCTTCGACCCGGAGAACGACACGCCGCGCCCCGGTATGGGCCACTACCACGTCGGTCTGAACACCGGCTGCCTGCCGGTCGGCGAGGTGATCCCGCAGGGCCAGGGCTGGCAGCACTTCGGGGATGGCTCCAACGCCTACACACTGCAGGTGGAGCCGGGGACCTACGAACTGACGGTCCAGATCGGCGACGACCTCCACGTGACCCAGGAAGGGCTCTGCGAAACCATCAGCATCGAGGTGGCCGACGGCATCTAG
- a CDS encoding ABC transporter ATP-binding protein encodes MDVRNVSKAYPTARGPLPILTDVSFSLGRGDAASIVGPSGSGKSTLLYIVGALEPPSSGNVTLEDTDPFTLNDVELSAFRNSKVGFVFQDHLLLPQCTVLENVLVPTLVSEPDAAVLERAEGLLKEVGLADRMDHRPAELSGGERQRVALARALIQEPPLVLCDEPTGNLDRDSAATVADLLFELHRQQDSVLLIVTHNPDLAARCAIRYRLDSQRLTPAGG; translated from the coding sequence CTGGACGTCCGGAACGTTTCCAAAGCGTACCCTACCGCCCGCGGTCCGCTGCCGATCCTGACCGACGTTTCGTTCTCGCTCGGGCGCGGTGACGCCGCGTCCATCGTCGGGCCGTCGGGAAGCGGGAAGAGCACGCTTCTCTACATCGTCGGAGCGCTGGAGCCGCCGTCGAGCGGCAACGTGACGCTCGAAGACACCGACCCGTTCACGCTGAACGACGTCGAGCTCTCCGCGTTCCGAAACTCGAAGGTGGGTTTCGTCTTCCAGGATCACCTGCTGTTGCCGCAGTGCACGGTGCTGGAGAACGTTCTGGTGCCGACGCTGGTGAGCGAGCCGGACGCGGCGGTGCTCGAGCGGGCGGAAGGGCTGCTGAAGGAGGTCGGCCTGGCCGACCGCATGGATCACCGCCCGGCCGAGCTGTCGGGCGGCGAACGGCAGCGCGTGGCGCTGGCGCGGGCGCTGATTCAGGAGCCTCCGCTCGTTCTGTGCGACGAGCCGACCGGCAATCTCGACCGTGATTCGGCCGCAACGGTCGCCGACCTGCTGTTCGAGTTGCACCGACAGCAGGACAGTGTGCTGCTGATCGTGACCCACAACCCGGATCTGGCGGCGCGGTGCGCGATCCGCTACCGCCTGGACAGTCAGCGGCTGACGCCCGCGGGCGGATAG